A region of Elusimicrobiota bacterium DNA encodes the following proteins:
- a CDS encoding shikimate kinase, translated as MNIVLTGFMATGKSSVGQRLAQRLGWAFFDTDEMIEHQTGLSIADLFAKGGEAAFRELEAQTVGLVALMDKTVIATGGGVPLRESNMDELERNGRVFLLTASPETIVRRLDLTADLRPLLKGPSPLERARELLRERETVYARCHEKIATDALTEDQVVDRIVERFQADPRP; from the coding sequence ATGAACATCGTCCTCACCGGGTTTATGGCGACGGGGAAATCCTCCGTGGGCCAGCGGCTCGCCCAGCGGCTGGGTTGGGCTTTTTTCGATACCGATGAGATGATCGAACATCAGACCGGCCTTTCCATCGCCGACCTGTTTGCCAAGGGCGGGGAGGCGGCGTTCCGGGAACTCGAGGCCCAGACCGTGGGCTTGGTGGCGCTCATGGACAAAACGGTGATCGCCACGGGGGGCGGCGTTCCCCTGCGGGAATCGAACATGGACGAACTGGAGCGGAACGGGCGGGTGTTCCTGCTCACGGCTTCGCCGGAAACCATTGTTCGGCGTCTCGATTTGACCGCCGACCTTCGTCCGTTGCTGAAAGGCCCGAGCCCCCTGGAACGCGCGCGGGAGCTGTTGCGGGAGCGTGAAACGGTTTACGCCCGGTGCCATGAAAAAATCGCCACCGACGCTCTCACGGAGGATCAGGTGGTCGATCGAATCGTGGAACGATTTCAAGCGGATCCCCGCCCGTGA
- the efp gene encoding elongation factor P — MLNTSDMGNGTVFMHEGVVYQIVWFQHHKPGKGGAMLRVKLRNVRTGATIERTFKSGERFEELSLARKPMQFLYSEGDNYIFMDPKTYEQISVSRATLGESTRFLSENMEVQATYLEDEFLGVELPASVELKVVSTVPGIKGDSVSNMVKPATLENDIEIMVPLFIKEGESIRVDTRTNEYVSRV; from the coding sequence ATGCTCAACACATCGGATATGGGAAACGGGACCGTCTTCATGCACGAAGGGGTGGTCTACCAAATCGTCTGGTTCCAACACCACAAACCCGGAAAGGGCGGGGCCATGTTGCGGGTCAAACTCCGAAACGTGCGCACCGGGGCCACCATCGAGCGGACCTTTAAGTCGGGGGAACGGTTCGAGGAACTATCCTTGGCCCGCAAACCCATGCAGTTCCTCTATTCCGAAGGCGACAATTACATCTTCATGGATCCCAAAACCTACGAACAGATTTCCGTTTCGCGCGCCACGTTGGGGGAATCCACTCGGTTTTTGTCGGAGAATATGGAGGTCCAGGCCACCTACCTTGAAGATGAATTTTTAGGGGTGGAGCTCCCCGCCAGCGTCGAGTTGAAAGTGGTGAGCACGGTCCCGGGGATCAAGGGGGATTCCGTCTCCAACATGGTGAAGCCCGCGACCCTGGAGAACGATATCGAGATCATGGTTCCCTTGTTCATTAAGGAAGGGGAATCCATTCGAGTCGATACCCGGACCAACGAATACGTGAGCCGCGTTTGA
- a CDS encoding M24 family metallopeptidase, with protein MEHVKPRLRVGMTEKGMAWAIEQQFYRRGAQGVGFDLIAAVGQNTALPHHIPGETRLERNSPVLFDVGCRVGAYRSDLTRSFFFGKITPNYRRIYGVVAAAQRAGIGTVRPGVTGGQVDAATRGVIARSGHGRTFVHSTGHGVGIDIHEPPWIRPKSPDVLAANMILTVEPGIYLSGRFGVRIEDTLRVTSEGHEILTTP; from the coding sequence GTGGAGCACGTCAAACCCCGATTGCGGGTAGGCATGACGGAAAAGGGCATGGCTTGGGCCATCGAACAACAGTTTTATCGCCGCGGGGCCCAGGGGGTCGGGTTTGACCTGATCGCGGCCGTGGGGCAGAATACCGCCCTTCCCCACCACATCCCAGGGGAGACCCGTTTGGAACGGAATAGCCCGGTTCTGTTTGACGTGGGGTGCCGGGTGGGGGCCTACCGCTCCGACTTGACCCGTTCCTTCTTTTTCGGTAAAATCACTCCGAATTATCGACGGATTTACGGTGTCGTCGCCGCCGCCCAACGGGCGGGTATTGGAACGGTCCGGCCCGGGGTGACCGGCGGTCAGGTGGACGCCGCCACGCGGGGCGTGATTGCCCGGTCGGGACATGGGCGCACCTTCGTTCACAGCACGGGCCACGGGGTGGGGATCGATATTCACGAACCTCCCTGGATTCGGCCCAAGAGTCCCGATGTCCTCGCGGCGAACATGATCCTCACGGTCGAACCCGGCATATATCTGTCCGGACGGTTCGGCGTGCGGATCGAAGACACGCTTCGGGTGACCTCGGAAGGCCACGAAATCCTCACCACGCCATAA
- a CDS encoding DUF2442 domain-containing protein, producing the protein MHPRVIQVKAEDEFKLRLTFKKGPDRLFDMKPYLSIGVFRELSDLVKFKAVRVHLGSIQWPTGQDLCPDTLFEESHPIAKRKRRFKKAA; encoded by the coding sequence ATGCATCCGCGGGTGATCCAGGTGAAGGCTGAGGACGAATTTAAACTTCGGTTGACTTTTAAAAAAGGCCCGGACCGCTTGTTTGACATGAAGCCCTATCTTTCCATCGGGGTCTTTCGAGAGCTTTCCGACCTCGTTAAATTTAAGGCTGTTCGGGTCCATTTGGGAAGTATTCAGTGGCCGACCGGGCAAGATCTTTGTCCTGACACTCTCTTTGAGGAAAGCCACCCGATCGCGAAGCGAAAAAGGCGTTTTAAAAAAGCGGCCTGA
- the accC gene encoding acetyl-CoA carboxylase biotin carboxylase subunit, translated as MFKKILIANRGEIAVRVIRACRELGIRTVAVHSDIDRESLHVRFADETVCIGPGPAVESYLNIPAIISAAEITGADAIHPGYGFLSENTHFAEVCESCHITFIGPSKDAIRKMGDKAEARKIMGDYGVPIIPGTKGCVDVNDKDLLKIAKKIGYPVLVKAKAGGGGKGMRVVQDPNFLKDSIVAASTEAKASFGNGDVYLERYLNAPRHIEVQVLGDAFGNVVSFPERDCSVQRRHQKLIEESPSSSISESVRKKMGKAARLAAKAVKYHTVGTVEFLYDKKADDFFFIEMNTRIQVEHPVTEMVTGVDLIKEQIRTAAGEKLLFTSSDIQIRHHALECRINAEDPDRNFMPSPGKITQLILPGGPGVRVDTHIYQGYTIPAYYDSLMAKLIVSTRYGVGGGREHTIRRMARALNEFTVEGVKTTIPFHRDVMAHDAFMNGDVTTDFIEKHLALQPAHG; from the coding sequence ATGTTTAAAAAGATTTTGATCGCCAACCGGGGCGAGATCGCCGTCCGCGTCATCCGCGCCTGCCGGGAACTTGGCATTCGGACGGTGGCCGTCCATTCCGACATCGACCGGGAATCCCTTCACGTTCGGTTCGCCGACGAAACGGTTTGCATCGGGCCGGGTCCCGCCGTGGAAAGTTACTTAAACATTCCCGCCATCATCTCCGCCGCCGAAATCACGGGCGCGGACGCCATCCATCCGGGCTATGGGTTCCTTTCTGAAAACACCCACTTCGCCGAGGTGTGTGAAAGTTGCCACATCACTTTCATCGGGCCCTCCAAAGACGCCATCCGGAAAATGGGGGACAAGGCGGAAGCGCGGAAGATCATGGGCGATTACGGCGTTCCCATCATCCCCGGCACCAAGGGGTGCGTGGACGTCAACGACAAGGACCTTTTGAAGATTGCCAAAAAAATCGGGTATCCCGTGCTCGTCAAAGCCAAAGCCGGCGGCGGAGGCAAGGGCATGCGAGTGGTGCAGGATCCAAACTTCCTGAAAGATTCCATCGTGGCCGCCAGCACCGAGGCCAAAGCCAGTTTCGGCAACGGCGACGTTTATCTGGAGCGTTATTTGAACGCGCCGCGCCACATCGAAGTCCAGGTCCTGGGGGACGCCTTCGGGAACGTGGTCAGTTTTCCGGAGCGGGATTGCTCGGTCCAACGCCGCCATCAGAAATTGATCGAGGAGTCTCCCTCGTCTTCCATTTCGGAGAGCGTTCGGAAGAAAATGGGCAAGGCCGCCCGTTTGGCGGCGAAAGCCGTCAAATACCACACCGTGGGCACCGTGGAGTTTCTCTACGACAAGAAAGCCGACGATTTCTTTTTCATCGAAATGAACACCCGCATCCAGGTGGAACATCCGGTGACGGAAATGGTCACGGGCGTGGATTTGATCAAGGAACAGATCCGCACCGCGGCGGGGGAAAAGCTTCTTTTCACTTCCTCGGACATCCAAATCCGTCACCACGCTTTGGAGTGCCGCATCAACGCCGAGGACCCGGACCGGAACTTCATGCCCTCCCCCGGGAAGATCACCCAGCTGATCCTGCCCGGCGGGCCCGGCGTTCGGGTCGACACGCACATCTATCAGGGCTACACCATTCCGGCCTATTACGACAGCCTGATGGCTAAACTCATCGTCTCCACCCGTTACGGCGTCGGAGGGGGGCGGGAACATACCATCCGCCGCATGGCCCGGGCCTTGAACGAGTTCACCGTCGAAGGCGTGAAGACCACGATCCCCTTTCATCGGGACGTCATGGCCCATGACGCCTTCATGAACGGCGACGTCACCACGGATTTCATCGAAAAGCATTTGGCTCTCCAACCGGCGCACGGATGA
- a CDS encoding D-sedoheptulose 7-phosphate isomerase, whose protein sequence is MEGPAATSVQDLIRAQLRDSADTLLRLAEEAPHIEKAARLLVKALKNKKKLIAFGNGGSAADAQHLTAELSGRFEKERPGLPAVALTTNSSALTAIANDYSYKEVFSRQLQNFVQKGDVVVAISTSGNSENVLEGVREAKKAGAVVIAWTGKGGGRLKKMADVCLDVPAQRTSRIQEGHLVLLHTLCALVEAALFPAVGKASGYK, encoded by the coding sequence ATGGAAGGACCCGCCGCGACGTCGGTTCAGGATCTGATCCGGGCTCAGTTGCGGGATTCGGCGGATACCCTGCTCCGGTTGGCGGAGGAGGCGCCGCACATCGAAAAAGCCGCCCGGCTCCTCGTGAAGGCGCTTAAGAACAAGAAAAAATTGATCGCGTTCGGAAACGGCGGATCGGCCGCGGACGCCCAGCATTTGACGGCGGAACTCTCGGGCCGGTTTGAAAAGGAGCGGCCGGGTTTGCCCGCCGTGGCGCTCACCACGAACAGTTCCGCCCTGACCGCCATCGCCAACGATTATTCGTATAAAGAAGTGTTCTCCCGACAGCTTCAGAATTTCGTCCAGAAAGGCGACGTGGTGGTCGCGATTTCCACCTCCGGCAACTCGGAGAACGTTTTGGAGGGGGTTCGGGAAGCGAAAAAGGCCGGCGCGGTGGTCATCGCCTGGACCGGCAAGGGCGGGGGACGACTTAAAAAAATGGCGGACGTCTGTTTGGACGTTCCGGCTCAAAGAACGTCCCGCATCCAGGAAGGCCATTTGGTTCTGCTCCACACGCTGTGCGCCTTGGTGGAAGCCGCCTTGTTCCCAGCGGTGGGGAAGGCGAGTGGGTACAAGTAA
- the aroC gene encoding chorismate synthase yields the protein MIRYATAGESHGPSLTAILEGIPAGVPVTESSVNHELSRRQYSFGRGERLQYIEKDQAKILSGVRWGETLGSPITFQIENKDWENWEKIMSVSAEDRAEKFRLTRPRPGHADLVGVLKFDRKDTRDILERASARETAARTAVGAVCKRLLEELGVRVYSWVEEIGGIAAPATDIPVEEAFALAEKSPVRCPDKKTEEKMMDAIKDAKANGDTLGGVYTVVATGCPVGLGDHTQWDLKLDGRLAQALLSIQAHKGVEMGRGFDMARRKGSDLHDEIFHKEGRGFYRRSNNAGGIEGGMTNGEPIVIRAAVKPLASLRKPLRSVNILTKAEMTAEIVRSDVCPVASAAVIGEAVTAIALAQAMKEKFGSDSLREMQDHLTRYREHLLNY from the coding sequence GTGATCCGTTACGCCACCGCAGGAGAATCGCACGGACCCAGTTTGACGGCCATCCTGGAAGGAATTCCCGCCGGAGTCCCCGTCACCGAGAGCTCCGTGAATCATGAACTGTCGCGCCGCCAATACAGTTTCGGGCGGGGCGAACGTCTTCAATACATTGAAAAAGACCAGGCGAAAATCCTTTCCGGCGTTCGGTGGGGAGAAACCTTGGGGTCCCCCATCACCTTTCAGATTGAAAACAAGGACTGGGAGAACTGGGAGAAAATCATGTCGGTCTCGGCGGAAGACCGGGCGGAGAAGTTCCGTCTGACGCGTCCCCGTCCCGGCCACGCGGATTTGGTGGGCGTGCTCAAGTTTGACCGCAAAGACACCCGGGACATCCTGGAGCGCGCCTCCGCCCGGGAAACCGCCGCCCGCACCGCGGTCGGCGCCGTTTGCAAGCGGTTGTTGGAAGAGCTCGGGGTCCGGGTGTATTCCTGGGTCGAGGAAATCGGCGGTATCGCCGCCCCGGCGACGGATATTCCCGTGGAAGAGGCCTTCGCCCTGGCGGAGAAGTCCCCGGTGCGTTGCCCGGACAAGAAAACGGAGGAGAAAATGATGGACGCCATCAAGGACGCCAAGGCCAACGGCGATACCTTGGGCGGGGTGTACACGGTGGTGGCGACGGGGTGCCCCGTGGGCCTGGGCGACCACACCCAGTGGGATCTCAAGCTGGACGGGCGGCTGGCCCAGGCGCTTCTCTCCATTCAGGCCCACAAGGGCGTCGAAATGGGGCGCGGGTTCGACATGGCGCGCCGGAAAGGGTCCGACCTGCACGACGAAATTTTCCACAAAGAAGGCCGGGGTTTTTATCGGCGTAGCAACAACGCCGGCGGCATCGAGGGCGGCATGACGAACGGCGAACCCATCGTGATCCGCGCCGCCGTCAAGCCCCTGGCTTCCCTCCGGAAACCGCTCCGCTCCGTTAACATTTTGACCAAGGCGGAAATGACGGCCGAGATCGTCCGATCCGACGTCTGTCCCGTGGCCAGCGCCGCGGTGATCGGCGAGGCCGTGACGGCCATCGCCCTGGCCCAAGCGATGAAAGAGAAGTTCGGTTCCGATTCGCTTCGCGAAATGCAAGACCACCTCACCCGCTATCGGGAACATCTGCTGAATTACTGA
- the thiE gene encoding thiamine phosphate synthase yields the protein MFCQRHRWRRVQGGSLKKRLFDFSDVHLYVVTQPPRSGQSYTAMVQAACAGGADVVQLRDKTLSARELFRLAKDLQAICDRTGTIFILNDRVDVALAADVDGVHVGQEDLPVRVVREMLGHKKRIGCSTHSTAQALAAVGDGADYVSCGPLFATPTKPDYAPVGLALLKEYSQLIRIPVVAIGGIDATNAAQAVAAGADRVAVVRAVSGAADVEGAARELKDLILRAKESRKATAVAGRPKP from the coding sequence ATGTTTTGTCAGAGGCATCGCTGGCGGCGTGTCCAGGGAGGTTCATTGAAAAAGCGATTGTTTGATTTTTCGGATGTCCACTTGTACGTGGTCACCCAGCCTCCTCGGTCGGGGCAAAGTTACACGGCCATGGTCCAGGCGGCTTGCGCCGGAGGCGCGGACGTTGTCCAGTTGCGGGACAAAACCCTTTCAGCGCGGGAACTTTTCCGTCTGGCGAAAGACCTCCAGGCGATCTGCGACCGGACGGGGACGATTTTTATCTTGAACGATCGGGTGGACGTGGCTTTGGCGGCGGACGTGGACGGGGTCCATGTGGGACAAGAGGATTTGCCCGTCCGCGTGGTCCGGGAGATGCTGGGGCACAAGAAACGAATCGGGTGTTCCACCCATTCCACGGCCCAGGCCCTGGCCGCGGTGGGGGACGGCGCGGACTACGTGAGTTGCGGCCCGCTTTTCGCCACTCCGACCAAGCCCGACTACGCGCCGGTGGGTTTGGCCCTCTTGAAAGAATACAGCCAGCTTATCCGGATCCCGGTGGTGGCCATCGGGGGCATCGATGCCACCAACGCCGCCCAGGCGGTGGCGGCGGGAGCGGACCGGGTGGCCGTGGTTCGGGCGGTGTCCGGCGCGGCGGATGTCGAAGGGGCCGCCAGGGAATTGAAGGACCTGATTTTGAGGGCGAAGGAAAGTCGGAAAGCGACGGCGGTTGCCGGGAGGCCGAAACCATGA
- the thrB gene encoding homoserine kinase produces MLGLALGLFDEVKLTLWPKSHKPGLSITTTGPGAGGIPTGPSNLVFRAVRTVFKAARKSLPAVELHLKVRLPVAGGLGSSSAAIVGGLVAANAAVGNRFSVADLVEMATAIEGHPDNVLPALVGGLCAGVVTKDGVKFVAWKDASMRKNLRAVVCTPDLQVPTERARKILPARVDRQDAIFNAAHVALFLSAIKEKRYDLLGEAMGDRLHQPYRAKLVPGLMSVVVAARRAGAYGAALSGAGPTVLALAPVFRAEGAARAMERAFQRNGVESRSTVLAIESRGARRIR; encoded by the coding sequence GTGTTGGGGCTGGCCTTAGGCCTTTTCGACGAGGTGAAGCTGACTCTCTGGCCTAAGAGCCACAAACCCGGTCTATCTATTACGACGACCGGGCCGGGCGCCGGAGGCATCCCCACGGGTCCGTCCAACCTGGTTTTTCGCGCGGTTCGCACGGTTTTTAAGGCCGCCCGAAAATCACTTCCTGCCGTTGAACTCCATTTGAAGGTTCGGCTTCCCGTGGCGGGCGGATTGGGGTCCTCTTCGGCGGCCATTGTGGGCGGGCTCGTCGCGGCCAATGCCGCGGTGGGGAACCGATTTTCGGTGGCCGATCTCGTGGAGATGGCGACCGCCATCGAGGGGCATCCGGACAATGTTTTGCCGGCCTTGGTCGGCGGATTGTGCGCCGGAGTGGTGACGAAAGACGGCGTCAAATTCGTCGCTTGGAAAGACGCGTCCATGAGAAAAAACCTTCGGGCGGTGGTCTGCACGCCGGATTTGCAGGTGCCCACGGAGAGGGCCCGTAAAATCCTTCCGGCCCGGGTGGACCGGCAAGACGCCATTTTTAACGCGGCCCATGTGGCTCTCTTCTTGAGTGCTATCAAGGAAAAGCGCTACGATCTATTGGGCGAAGCCATGGGGGACCGCTTGCATCAGCCCTATCGGGCGAAACTGGTCCCTGGCTTGATGTCGGTCGTTGTGGCGGCTCGACGAGCGGGAGCCTACGGCGCGGCGCTGTCCGGCGCGGGTCCGACGGTGTTGGCCCTGGCCCCCGTCTTTCGGGCCGAGGGCGCCGCCCGAGCCATGGAGCGTGCATTTCAGCGGAACGGCGTCGAGTCTCGTTCGACCGTTTTGGCCATCGAATCACGCGGGGCCCGAAGGATTCGTTGA
- the thiC gene encoding phosphomethylpyrimidine synthase ThiC, with translation MSNKNLTQMHRAKAGEVTPEMKRISVVEKVEPEFIRQEVARGRAIIPANVNHLKHRLDPMVIGINFNCKINANLGNSSTTSDIPCELNKVDLAIKYHADTVMDLSTGKDLDATREAVIAHSKVPVGTVPIYGVLARVGKVEEITPQLFLDEVEKQARQGVDYMTIHAGLLREHIPLTKNRLTGIVSRGGSLLAQWMISHNQENFLYTHFGELCEIFKQYDVSFSLGDGLRPGCLHDANDEAQFGELKVLGELTLKSWEHDVQVMIEGPGHVPLHLIKMNAEIQQKWCHEAPFYTLGPLVTDIAPGYDHITSAIGAAVMGWAGASLLCYVTPAEHLSLPNADDVRQGCIAYKIAAHASDIARGRPGARDRDDELSKARFEFRWKDQFRLSLDPEAAQAKHDATLPEEGFKDARFCSMCGPKFCSMRITQDVHRLVQEHAAHVQAGVVAPTLDTPAEVPAALRT, from the coding sequence ATGAGCAATAAAAACCTGACCCAAATGCATCGGGCGAAAGCGGGTGAAGTCACCCCCGAAATGAAACGGATTTCCGTGGTGGAAAAGGTGGAGCCGGAGTTCATCCGACAGGAAGTCGCCCGGGGCCGCGCCATCATCCCCGCCAACGTGAACCACTTGAAACACCGCCTGGACCCCATGGTCATCGGGATTAACTTCAACTGCAAGATCAACGCCAACCTGGGCAACTCCTCCACCACGTCGGACATCCCGTGCGAATTAAACAAGGTCGACCTGGCGATTAAATACCACGCCGACACCGTCATGGACCTTTCCACCGGCAAGGACTTGGACGCGACCCGGGAAGCCGTGATCGCCCATTCGAAGGTGCCGGTGGGCACCGTGCCGATCTACGGGGTGTTGGCCCGTGTGGGGAAAGTGGAGGAAATCACGCCCCAGCTTTTCCTGGACGAAGTGGAAAAGCAGGCCCGCCAGGGGGTGGACTACATGACCATCCACGCGGGACTTCTCAGGGAACACATCCCCCTGACCAAAAACCGCCTCACCGGCATCGTCTCCCGGGGGGGATCTCTTTTGGCCCAATGGATGATTTCCCACAATCAAGAAAACTTCCTGTACACGCACTTCGGGGAACTCTGCGAGATCTTTAAACAGTATGACGTCTCTTTTTCCCTCGGGGACGGCCTCCGACCGGGTTGTCTGCACGACGCCAACGACGAAGCCCAGTTCGGAGAGCTGAAAGTGTTGGGCGAGCTGACGCTTAAGTCCTGGGAGCACGACGTCCAGGTGATGATCGAAGGTCCGGGCCACGTGCCGCTCCATTTAATCAAGATGAACGCGGAGATCCAACAAAAGTGGTGCCACGAGGCGCCCTTCTACACGTTGGGCCCCCTCGTCACCGACATCGCGCCGGGGTATGATCACATCACCTCCGCCATCGGCGCCGCCGTCATGGGGTGGGCCGGGGCCTCGCTACTTTGCTACGTGACTCCGGCGGAACATTTGTCTTTGCCGAACGCCGATGACGTGCGGCAGGGATGCATCGCCTACAAAATCGCCGCCCACGCCTCCGACATCGCCCGGGGCCGTCCCGGCGCGCGGGACCGGGACGACGAACTTTCCAAAGCCCGGTTTGAGTTTCGTTGGAAGGATCAGTTCCGCTTGTCTCTCGACCCGGAAGCCGCCCAGGCCAAGCACGATGCGACCCTTCCGGAGGAAGGCTTTAAGGACGCGCGCTTCTGTTCCATGTGCGGCCCCAAATTCTGTTCCATGCGCATTACCCAGGACGTCCACCGGCTCGTGCAGGAGCACGCGGCGCACGTTCAGGCGGGCGTGGTGGCTCCGACACTGGACACCCCGGCGGAAGTCCCCGCGGCCCTCAGGACGTAG
- a CDS encoding aminopeptidase P family N-terminal domain-containing protein, which translates to MRIPADTLSAEVFRARRDRLGAVLEKKKWDAYFFSGVADLYYLTGFHSEGFYGLVSGKKTWLFASALLAGQVRENAPGCRLIVGKRLSLALEDLAKEHRFKRIGFDPDQLVFVWATRSEKRASGLPRTPWRNYGSSKTRRNWPVSGKPVRSRPRRWSTSNPDCG; encoded by the coding sequence TTGAGAATCCCTGCGGACACGCTTTCTGCGGAAGTCTTTCGCGCGCGGCGCGATCGCTTGGGGGCGGTTTTAGAGAAAAAGAAATGGGATGCCTACTTCTTTTCAGGCGTGGCCGACCTCTATTATTTGACAGGATTCCATTCGGAGGGGTTTTACGGGCTCGTGAGCGGGAAGAAGACCTGGCTTTTCGCCTCGGCCCTCTTGGCGGGGCAGGTGCGGGAGAACGCCCCCGGGTGCCGGCTGATCGTCGGGAAACGCTTGTCTCTCGCTTTGGAGGACCTGGCCAAGGAACATCGATTCAAACGGATCGGGTTCGATCCCGACCAATTGGTTTTCGTTTGGGCGACGCGCTCCGAAAAAAGGGCCTCCGGCCTGCCCCGAACCCCCTGGAGGAACTACGGATCGTCAAAGACGAGGAGGAACTGGCCCGTCTCCGGAAAGCCTGTCAGGTCACGGCCCAGGCGGTGGAGCACGTCAAACCCCGATTGCGGGTAG
- a CDS encoding adenylyltransferase/cytidyltransferase family protein, translated as MGNAASRALPSESLNAVLEKVRRGKRVVFTNGCFDLVHAGHLRVLEWAKGQGDLLVVGLNSDASVRRLKGPRRPILPLADRAALVAALKPVDFVTWFSEDTPLRLIQRLRPDVLVKGGDWSSDSIVGREVVKSVVRVPLLKGRSTTGLIERIVGRYGSSPSAK; from the coding sequence GTGGGGAACGCCGCGTCCCGCGCGCTTCCTTCCGAAAGCCTGAACGCCGTCCTGGAAAAGGTTCGGCGCGGGAAGAGGGTGGTTTTCACGAACGGTTGTTTTGATTTGGTCCATGCGGGGCACTTGCGGGTACTGGAATGGGCCAAGGGCCAAGGGGACCTTCTGGTGGTGGGCCTGAACTCCGACGCCTCGGTTCGAAGGCTCAAGGGCCCGCGGCGCCCGATCCTTCCCCTGGCCGACCGGGCGGCGCTGGTGGCGGCGCTGAAACCCGTGGATTTTGTGACCTGGTTTTCCGAAGACACCCCGCTCCGCTTGATCCAACGGCTCCGGCCGGATGTTTTGGTGAAGGGGGGGGATTGGTCCTCCGATTCCATCGTGGGCCGTGAGGTCGTGAAGAGCGTGGTGCGGGTCCCGTTGTTGAAGGGTCGGTCCACGACGGGGCTCATCGAAAGGATCGTGGGCCGCTATGGTTCTTCGCCGTCCGCGAAATAA
- a CDS encoding DUF4160 domain-containing protein: MPVISMFYGIIVKMYFLDNKRHKKPHIHASFQSHEVVLSLPGGGVLEGRLPGNKLKLLHAWVEIHRDELMADWDLASKGEAVFQIDPLK; this comes from the coding sequence GTGCCCGTCATTTCAATGTTTTATGGGATCATTGTGAAAATGTATTTCCTAGATAATAAACGGCATAAAAAACCCCACATCCACGCGAGCTTTCAAAGCCACGAGGTCGTTCTTTCCTTGCCCGGAGGTGGCGTTTTAGAAGGCCGGTTGCCTGGGAACAAGCTGAAGCTTCTGCATGCATGGGTTGAAATTCATCGGGATGAATTAATGGCCGATTGGGATTTGGCTTCAAAAGGCGAGGCTGTTTTTCAAATTGATCCTCTAAAATAG
- the aroB gene encoding 3-dehydroquinate synthase encodes MKHIPLPLSGGRSHEIVVGAPLEKLGRALAPLVQGRRVLVISSAPIARRYAARLLGGLSGAGFQTSLTRMPDGESHKTLEVVRFLYGRALEAKLDRRSVLIALGGGVVGDVSGFVAASFLRGIPFVQCPTTLLAMVDASIGGKTGVDLPQGKNLVGAFWQPKRVWMDLSTLATLPDRQWRTGIAEVIKYGLMADRTLFEQLEKIDLPALKKDVGMQGFLVSRSAAIKAAVVSKDEGETRGLRETLNLGHTFGHAIESVSGYRAYTHGEAISIGMCAAARLGALLGSFPADAVPRVDRLFERWGLPTRVSRRLSRPLILAAMSRDKKTVNGGFRFVVPVGIGRAKVVGGVAPDQVSLTLAEVGL; translated from the coding sequence GTGAAACACATTCCCCTTCCATTGAGCGGCGGCCGGAGCCATGAGATCGTGGTCGGCGCCCCATTGGAAAAACTTGGCCGGGCGCTGGCTCCGTTGGTCCAAGGGCGGCGCGTGTTGGTGATCAGCTCTGCGCCCATCGCTCGGCGGTACGCGGCCCGGTTGCTGGGAGGGCTCTCGGGCGCGGGGTTTCAGACATCCCTTACCCGAATGCCGGACGGCGAATCCCACAAGACGCTGGAGGTGGTTCGATTTCTTTACGGGCGGGCCCTGGAGGCCAAACTTGATCGGCGATCGGTTTTGATCGCCCTGGGCGGCGGGGTGGTGGGGGACGTGTCCGGGTTCGTCGCGGCCAGCTTCCTGCGGGGAATCCCTTTCGTTCAATGTCCCACCACGCTCCTGGCGATGGTGGACGCCTCCATCGGCGGCAAGACCGGCGTGGACCTGCCTCAAGGCAAAAACCTCGTGGGGGCTTTTTGGCAACCGAAACGGGTCTGGATGGACCTCTCGACCCTGGCCACTTTGCCCGACCGGCAGTGGCGCACGGGAATCGCGGAAGTCATTAAATATGGACTGATGGCGGATCGAACGTTATTCGAACAGCTGGAGAAAATCGACCTTCCGGCCCTAAAAAAAGACGTCGGAATGCAAGGGTTTCTTGTTTCGCGTTCGGCCGCGATCAAGGCGGCCGTGGTCTCCAAAGACGAAGGGGAAACCCGGGGCTTGCGGGAAACGTTGAATTTGGGCCATACCTTTGGCCACGCCATCGAATCGGTCTCGGGCTACCGGGCTTATACCCATGGAGAGGCCATCTCCATCGGGATGTGCGCGGCCGCGCGGTTGGGCGCGCTGTTGGGGTCTTTCCCGGCCGATGCGGTTCCCCGGGTGGACCGTCTGTTTGAACGTTGGGGCCTACCCACCCGAGTGTCTCGCCGCTTGTCTCGGCCCCTTATTTTGGCCGCCATGTCGCGGGACAAAAAAACGGTGAACGGCGGGTTTCGCTTCGTCGTCCCGGTGGGCATCGGGCGGGCGAAGGTCGTGGGCGGGGTCGCGCCGGACCAGGTGTCACTGACATTGGCGGAGGTGGGACTTTGA